The following DNA comes from Anaerostipes rhamnosivorans.
GGAGAATTCGGCTTTAGTCAGAGCCAGGATCCGGAATTCTGTGGCAGAGGAGCAGAAGGAACTTTTGGGCACACCGTATGCATACTATAGTCAGGTGAAAGCGGAGGATTTGAAAAAAATCTGTCCTTTAAATTCAAAATGCAGACAGATTTTAAGAGAAGAACAGAACAAACATCATATTTCTATGCGTGGTGTTCATAAGATGATGAGAATAGCAAAAACCATCGCCAGGATGGAGAATAAAAGAAGGATTGAGGAGGCACATCTCATCGAAGCACTATCCCTGAGAAATATGGAGTTTTTATCGGAGGTGGCTGGGTGTGAATGAGAAACTTTCTTGGTTTTGGTTTACATCCCTTCTGGAGATGAACCGGAAAACACAGGGGGAGATCCTTTCCGTGGCAGTCCATCCGGAGGAACTTCGGAAACTCAGCGGAGAAACAGCAATGACCCTTCTCTCAAAGAGACAGTACCAGTTGTTTCTTAAGACCAGGGAGGAGTCATATATCTGTAGAAGATATGACAGATTAAAAGAGCAGAATGCAGATTATATTATATGGAAAGAACCGGATTATCCGGAAAGGCTCAGGCAGATTTATGACTACCCTTTCGGTATTTTCAGAAAAGGCCGGCCGGTCGATTCAAGCCTTTCCATTGCCATGGTTGGAGCCAGATCCTGTACCCTGTACGGAAGGGAAATGGCAGAGTATATGGCGGGGGAACTGTCAAAAAGGGGTGTACTCATCGTCAGCGGTATGGCCAGGGGGATCGACGGTGCGTCCCATAGAGGTGCACTGCAGGGTAAGGGAACAACGGCGGGTGTCTTAGGCTGCGGTATCGACCAGGTTTACCCAAAAGAACACCGAAAACTGTACCAGCAGGTGCAGGAGAGGGGAGTCATCTACTCTGAGTATGGGCTGGGTGTGGAGCCGTTTTCATTTCTTTTTCCGCAGAGAAACAGGATCATCAGCGGCCTGGCTGACGGTATCTTAGTGGTGGAGGCCAGGGAGAGAAGCGGATCTCTGATCACAGCAGACTGCGGATTGGACCAGAACAAAGAAATTTTTGCTATTCCGGGCAATGTGACAAGTTCTGCATCCAAGGGCTGTCATCACCTGATCCAGCAAGGCGCCAAGCTGGTTTCCACTCCGGAAGATATTCTGAATGAATTTCCAAAATTCAGAGATATTTCACATAATGTCTGTCAATTTGATAAAAATTCACTTGCTAGAGGTGAAAAAATGGTGTATGATGTTTTGAGTTTGGAACCCAAATGTCTGGAACAGATAGCCCAGGAGTCAAAACTGCCGATTCCGGAGGCAGTGACATCTTTGTATTATTTAGAACGGCAGGGGTTGGCAGAAGAAATACTGAAAAATTATTACATAATAAAATATAATTAAGAGGTGCAAAAATGCCAAAATACTTAGTAATTGTAGAATCACCAGCGAAAGCAAAGACGATCAATAAATTTTTAGGGAAAAATTATACAGTCATTGCGTCCAACGGTCACGTGAGGGATCTCCCGAAGAGTACCATGGGAATCGATCTGGAACATAATTTTGAACCAAAATATATCACGATCCGCGGCAAGGGAGAAGTATTGGCAGCATTGCGGAAAGAAGTAAAAAAGGCTGATAAAGTTTATCTCGCAACTGACCCCGACCGGGAAGGGGAAGCCATCTCATGGCATTTGTATTATGCCCTGAAGCTGGAGAATAAGAAATGCAGCCGTATTACATTTAATGAGATCACCAAGAATGCAGTCAAGGAATCCTTAAAGCACGCCAGGGAGATCGATATGGATCTGGTGGATGCCCAGCAGGCGAGACGTGTCCTGGACCGGATCGTGGGATATAAGATCAGTCCTCTTTTATGGGCAAAGATCAAGAGAGGGTTAAGTGCGGGCCGTGTACAGTCTGTGGCGCTTAGGCTGATCTGTGACCGGGAAGAAGAAATCAACGCATTCATACCGGAAGAATACTGGTCGCTGGACGCTTTTTTGAACGTGAAGGGAAGCAAAAAGCCTCTGGAAGCAAAGTTTGCAGGTGATAAAGACGGAAAGATTGAGATCGAAAATGAAGAACAGCTGAACGAGATCCTCTCCAAGCTTGAGGGGGCAAAGTTTAAAGTTGACAATGTGAAAGTTGGAGAGCGTATCAAGAAAGCACCTCTCCCGTTTACAACAAGTACCATGCAGCAGGATGCGTCCAGCAAGCTGAATTTTCCTACAGCTAAGACCATGAGGATTGCCCAGCAGCTGTATGAGGGTGTGGACATCAAAGGGAAAGGCACTGTCGGACTGATCACCTACCTGCGTACAGACTCCACAAGGATTTCTGAAGAAGCAGACAAAAATGCCAGAGAGTTCATTTCCGAAACCTACGGAAGTGATTTTGTGGGAAACGGACAAGTTGCGAAGAAAGACAACAAAAATGTGCAGGATGCCCATGAAGCCATCCGCCCTACTTACATCGAAAACACCCCGGCCAGCTTAAAAGAACAGCTTTCCAGAGACCAGTTCCGTCTATACCAGCTGATCTGGAACCGGTTCATGGCCAGCCGAATGAGTGCAGCGAAGTATGAGACTACATCGGTAAAGATCGACGCCAACGGATACAGATTTAACGCTTCAGCATCAAAGATTGTTTTTGACGGATTTTTGACCGTTTATAACATTGACAATGAAAAATCAAAAGGAAATGTCATGCTGAAAAGCATTGATACTTCCACGGAGCTGAAATTAAAAGAGTTTGATCACAAACAGCATTTCACCCAGCCGCCGGCACACTATACAGAAGCTACACTGGTGCGTACGTTGGAGGAACAGGGAATCGGGCGTCCGAGTACCTATGCGCCGACCATATCTACCATCATCGCCAGAAGGTACGTGGTAAAAGAGAAAAAGAATCTCTATGTGACCGAGCTGGGAGAAGCAGTCAACACCATGATGAAAAAGGCATTTCCGTCTATCGTGGATGTACATTTTACCGCAACAATGGAAGCGCTGCTGGATATGGTAGAGGAAGGAAAAGTCCACTGGAAATCAGTAGTGGAAAACTTCTACCCTGATCTGAAGGAAGCGGTTGAGGCTGCGGAAAAAGAACTGGAACAGGTGACTATAGAAGATGAGGTGACGGATGTGCTGTGCGACCAGTGCGGAAGAAACATGGTCGTCAAGTACGGGCCGTACGGTAAATTTCTCGCCTGTCCGGGATTCCCGGACTGCAGGAATACAAAACCTCACTTTGAGAAGATCGGAGTTCCTTGTCCGCTGTGCGGAAAAGAAGTCGTCCTGAAGAAAACAAAGAAAGGCCGGAAGTACTATGGCTGTGAAGACAATCCAGAATGCGAATTCATGTCATGGCAGAAACCTTCTACTGTCAAATGTGAACGCTGCGGCAAATACATGGTAGAGAAAGGTAAAAAACTGGTTTGTTCAGACGAACACTGCGGATATGTCTGTGATCTGCCGAAGGAGGAAGAAGTTACAGAATAATAAGGAGTAGCTATGAGTGTACAATTATTAGATAAAACCAGGAAGATCAATAAATTACTGCATAACAACAACTCGCAAAAAGTTGTATTTAATGACATCTGCCAGGTATTGATGGAAGTCATGGATTCTAATGTGATCGTTATCAGCAAAAAGGGTAAGATCCTAGGCATACAGAATTCAGACGAGATCGAGTCCATCCAGGAGATGATCAGCGGCAAGATCGGAGATTACATTGACACAGATTTGAACGAGAGGCTTTTGACCATCTTATCCACCAAAGAAAATGTCAATCTTCAGACTCTTGGCTTTGAAAGTGACATTCACCACTACTGCGGGATCATTTCCCCGATCGACATTGCGGGAGAGAGATTCGGCACTCTGTTTATGTACCGGGTGGAAGACGATTATACCATCGATGACATTATCCTTGCAGAATACGGAACCACAGTCGTGGGACTGGAAATGATGCGTTCCGTCAGTGAAGAAATGGAAAGTGAACGCAGAAAACGGAGCATCATTGAGTCCGCGTTCCGGACCCTCTCATTTACCGAGCTGGAAGCTGTCCATCATATCTTTGATGAACTGAGCGGAAGTGAGGGGATTCTGGTCGCCAGCAAGATTGCCGATCGGTTTGGGATCACCCGGTCTGTCATCGTCAATGCGCTGCGGAAACTGGAGAGCGCAGGGGTGATCGAATCCCGCTCTTCCGGTATGAAGGGAACATACATCAAAGTGGTAAATGACCTGATTTTTGACGAATTAAACAGATCCGGGCGTATCTAAGCTGAAATTGCGAAGTTTTTCTTGCAATCAATAAAACAGATGTGCTATACTGTCAAAGGTAAAAATAAACACGCCGTTGGAATTCCGGTAGGTGCCGGAAGGTTTGCCGGGGTAATGACAATGGTGGAAGCATAACCAAAGGAGATTTTTTTATGAGCGTTATTTCAATGAAACAGTTATTAGAAGCAGGTGTTCATTTTGGACATCAGACCAGAAGATGGAATCCTAAAATGGCTCCGTATATCTACACAGAGCGTAACGGAATCCACATCATCGACCTTCAGAAATCCGTAGGAATGGTTGACGACGCA
Coding sequences within:
- the dprA gene encoding DNA-processing protein DprA produces the protein MNEKLSWFWFTSLLEMNRKTQGEILSVAVHPEELRKLSGETAMTLLSKRQYQLFLKTREESYICRRYDRLKEQNADYIIWKEPDYPERLRQIYDYPFGIFRKGRPVDSSLSIAMVGARSCTLYGREMAEYMAGELSKRGVLIVSGMARGIDGASHRGALQGKGTTAGVLGCGIDQVYPKEHRKLYQQVQERGVIYSEYGLGVEPFSFLFPQRNRIISGLADGILVVEARERSGSLITADCGLDQNKEIFAIPGNVTSSASKGCHHLIQQGAKLVSTPEDILNEFPKFRDISHNVCQFDKNSLARGEKMVYDVLSLEPKCLEQIAQESKLPIPEAVTSLYYLERQGLAEEILKNYYIIKYN
- the topA gene encoding type I DNA topoisomerase yields the protein MPKYLVIVESPAKAKTINKFLGKNYTVIASNGHVRDLPKSTMGIDLEHNFEPKYITIRGKGEVLAALRKEVKKADKVYLATDPDREGEAISWHLYYALKLENKKCSRITFNEITKNAVKESLKHAREIDMDLVDAQQARRVLDRIVGYKISPLLWAKIKRGLSAGRVQSVALRLICDREEEINAFIPEEYWSLDAFLNVKGSKKPLEAKFAGDKDGKIEIENEEQLNEILSKLEGAKFKVDNVKVGERIKKAPLPFTTSTMQQDASSKLNFPTAKTMRIAQQLYEGVDIKGKGTVGLITYLRTDSTRISEEADKNAREFISETYGSDFVGNGQVAKKDNKNVQDAHEAIRPTYIENTPASLKEQLSRDQFRLYQLIWNRFMASRMSAAKYETTSVKIDANGYRFNASASKIVFDGFLTVYNIDNEKSKGNVMLKSIDTSTELKLKEFDHKQHFTQPPAHYTEATLVRTLEEQGIGRPSTYAPTISTIIARRYVVKEKKNLYVTELGEAVNTMMKKAFPSIVDVHFTATMEALLDMVEEGKVHWKSVVENFYPDLKEAVEAAEKELEQVTIEDEVTDVLCDQCGRNMVVKYGPYGKFLACPGFPDCRNTKPHFEKIGVPCPLCGKEVVLKKTKKGRKYYGCEDNPECEFMSWQKPSTVKCERCGKYMVEKGKKLVCSDEHCGYVCDLPKEEEVTE
- the codY gene encoding GTP-sensing pleiotropic transcriptional regulator CodY, which encodes MSVQLLDKTRKINKLLHNNNSQKVVFNDICQVLMEVMDSNVIVISKKGKILGIQNSDEIESIQEMISGKIGDYIDTDLNERLLTILSTKENVNLQTLGFESDIHHYCGIISPIDIAGERFGTLFMYRVEDDYTIDDIILAEYGTTVVGLEMMRSVSEEMESERRKRSIIESAFRTLSFTELEAVHHIFDELSGSEGILVASKIADRFGITRSVIVNALRKLESAGVIESRSSGMKGTYIKVVNDLIFDELNRSGRI